The genomic stretch GACCTGTCGGGACGTGACCACGTGGATCCGGGGCCGTTGACGACGATGATGGTCGGCGGCGAGAGCGTGCCCGTGGACCGCCTGCGGACCTGGGCCAGGCTCACCGGCGGCCGGGTCGCCTTCTACAACCACTACGGCCCCACCGAGGCCACGGTCTGCGCGACCGTCTACCGCACCATCGACGGCAGCGAACTCGCCGGCCGGACGCAGCTGCCCATCGGCACGGCGCTGCCCCACGTCCGCGCCTACGTGCTCGACCGGCACGGCAACCCGTCGCCCGTCGGCGTGCCGGGAGAGCTGCATCTGGGCGGCGACTGCGTGGCCATGGGGTATCTCGGTCAGCCCGAGCTCACCGCCGAACGCTTCCTGCCCGACCCCTTCGGCTCCGGCACCATGTACGCCACCGGCGACATGGTCCGCCGCCGGGCCGACGGCACGCTCGACTTCCTCGGCCGTACCGACAGGCAGCTCAAGGTCAACGGTGTGCGCGTCGAGCCGGGCGAGGTGGAGGCCGCCTGCCTGGCCCACCCGGGCGTCAGGGAGGCGGTCGTCGCCGCCCCGGCCGGGCGGCTGGTCGCCTACCTCGTCGGCGAGCCCGTGAGCGCGGCAGAGTTGCGGGCGTTCCTGGCGGACCGGCTGCCCTCGGCCATGACGCCGGCCGCCGTCGTCATGCTCGACGCCCTGCCGCTGACCCGGCACGGCAAGATCGACTACCGGGCGCTGCCCGAGCCGGAGAGTGCGGCGCCCCCGTACGAGAGCCCGCACACCCCAGCCGAGGAGCGGGTCGCCGCCGTCTGGGCGGAGCTGCTCGGCACGCGGGCCGGGCGGCGCGACAACTTCTTCGACCTCGGCGGGCACTCGCTCCTCACCCCCCGGATGGTCGCCAGGCTGGCCGAGGAGACCGGCGTCCGGGTGCCGCTGGCCACCTTCTTCGCCTGCGCCGACCTGGCGGAGCTGGCCGGCGTCATCGACGGGCAGGCGCCTGCCGCGGCTCCAGATCTTCGCGCGGAGGCCGTGTTGCCCGGCGACTTCACCGTCGCGCGCGGGCCGCGCCGGAGGGGGCTGGGGCGGATCCTGCTCACCGGCGCGACCGGGTTCCTGGGCGCTCATCTGCTCGCCGACCTTCTGACGCACTCGAAGGCCACCGTGCACTGCCTGGTACGGGGCCCCGGTGAGCGCGTGCGGCGCAACCTCGCCGCGCACGGGTTGTGGCGGGAGGAGTTCGCCGGGCGGATCGTCGCCGAGCCCGGCGACCTCACGAGGGACCTGCCCGAACTACCGGGCGAGCTCGACCTGATCGTGCACAGCGGGGGCCTGGTCGATTTCGTCCGCCCGTACGGCAGGCTGAAGGCGGCCAACGTCGGCGGCACGCTGGCCGTGCTCCGGCTGGCCGCCCAGACGGCCATCCCCCTACACGTCGTCTCGACGCTCGGGGTGTATCTCGTGCCGGGGGAGAGGGTGGTCCGCGAGGGGGACCCGCTGCCCGACCCCGGGCGCCTCCACCTGGGCTACGACCAGAGCAAATGGGTGGCCGACCGGCTCGCGGCACAGGCACGCGAGGCCGGGCTGCCGGTGTCGATCCACCGCCCGGCCAGGATCACCGGGGGGTCGGCGCGGGACGACTTCCTCGGCAGGTTCCTCGCCACCTGCGTGTTGCTCGGCTCGGTGCCCGACGGGGAACACCTGGACATGGCGCCGGTCGAGCACGTGGCCGCGGCCATCGGCCTGCTGGCCAGAAGCGGGGCGCAGGGCGACTTCCACTACCACAACCCGCGCACGCTCGGCTCGGCCGACCTGGCCGCGGGTCTGGCCGCGCGTGGCCTGCCGGTGCGGCTCGTTCCCGGTACGGAGTGGCGGGCCGAGGTACGGGGCCGGCTGGCGGCGGGGGAGAGCCTGCCGCTGGCGCCCTTCCCCGCCTTCCTGGCCGAGTACGGCGACGAGGGCGCGCCCCGCTTCGACTGCACCGCGACCGAAGGGCTACTGGCCGCCGCCGGGCTCGTCTGCCCGCCTGCCTCGTCCCTGCTCGACACCTACCTGGCGGAGCTCATGCGGGGAGGCGGCCTTGCCTAGGGCGTTCCTGACGATCTGGTCCTCCCAACTGTTATCGATCATCACCTCCAGCGTCACGGGGTTCGTGCTGGGCGTATGGGTCTTCCAGCGCACCGGCTCCGCAACCCAGTTCGTGACCATCACGCTCTGCGCCGTGCTGCCGGAGGTGCTGTTCTCGCCGCCGGCGGGCTCACTGGCCGACCGCTGGGACCGGCGCAGGCTGATGATGGCCGCCGATCTGGGCGCCGCCCTGACCACTGGCGTGCTGGCCCTGCTGCTCGCGGCGGGCGACCTGCAGGTGTGGCACATCTACGTGATTACCGCGGTCGGCGCCGTGTTCGGCACGGCCCAGATGGCGGCCTACCACGCGATGATGCCGTCGCTCGTCCCCAAGGAGCGGCTCGGCAGGGCCAACGGGCTCATGCAGGTGGCCGACGCCGTGCGGATCGCCTCCCCGCTACTGGCCGGGGCGCTGCTGGTCGGAGTCGGGCTCACCGGCGTGGTCGTGATCGACCTGGTGACGTTCCTGCTCTCGCGGGCGGTCCTGCACCTGGTGCCACTGCCGCGCGAGGTGACCAGGCCGGGCGCGGGCCGGCCGGCCGAGCCGTGGTTGCGGGACCTGGCCTTCGGGCTGCGGCACCTGCGGGCCAGGAAGGGGCTGGCCTGGCTGGTGGGGCTGCTGGCCGCGTACAACCTGTTCTTCGGCATGGCCGGGGTGCTGGTCCAGCCGCTGATCCTGTCGTTCGGCTCGGCGGCGCTGCTGGGGGCGCTCATGTTCGCCGGCGGGTCGGGGTTGTTCGCCGGCGGGCTGGTCATGAGCGCCTGGGGTGGTCCCCGGCGCCGGGTGCGCGGCCTGGTCTGCTTCGTGGCGCTGGGCGGGGTGTTGCTGGCCGCGCACAGCCTCAGCCCGTCGGGTGCGCTGATCGCCGTGGTCGCGCCCGCGTTCCTGTTCACGATCCCGTTCGTGCAGGGCACCGGGATCACCATCCTGCAGCTCAAGACGCACCCGGCCGAGCTGGGCCGGGTGCTCGCCACGACGCGGGCGGTCACCCAGTCCGCGACCGTGCTGACGTATCTGGCCGCGGGGCCGCTGGCGGACCGCGTCTTCGAGCCGCTGCTCGCGCCCGGCGGTGCGCTGGCCGGCAGTGTGGGCCGCCTGGTCGGCACCGGGCCCGGCCGCGGCATCGCCACGATCTTCCTGCTCACGGGGGCGGCGCTGCTCGTGCTCGCGCCCCTCGCGTAC from Nonomuraea polychroma encodes the following:
- a CDS encoding non-ribosomal peptide synthetase; this encodes MHLARGRTAVMSRAQERLWFLDRLSGGDASYNIAVAERFTGVLDVEALGRAFTELVSRHEALRTVFPEIGGMPAAVVRPAEPVAIEIVDTTEDGLPDLLAERSNQPFDLAGGPLMRVSLLRTADCEHVLLLMLHHIVCDAWSLERILYPELSGLYACFAAGRAAPPPSPAGPPPSYSDYARRRRDEDHGRELAFWRAELDGVPALELPADRPRSATPTGAGDLVIQRVPVELWHRVRALARAERCTPFIVLLAAYQTLLSRYTGQDDFCVGTPVAGRDEIEFEQVVGLFVNTLAIRAELAGDPAVRDLVKRVRRRTLRALMHGGAPFDEVVAGVRGGRDQAPLLQTLLNLDNPGEGLEAGIEPLRLAGLQRTPVVSGLAPAKFDLAVDVVVSDTHLQFMFTYRTDLFERDTVWRMGGHLRRLLEEMTARPQARLSELRMLSPEELRAVLPEPRVSEPLPRLEELIARQVARTPDAPAVVTSAGVLTYAELDARAADLAGELDVAPGSLVALRMRASPEAIVALLAVLKTGAAYVPVDPGQPPARTRAVLEPCAAVIDEAGITRLPGRAAQEGAAYVIYTSGSTGVPKGVVVGHRTAARLATAFRDVHGFGPGERVLMVPPLSFDASAGDIFPALISGAALVLHPDPASLTGETLLRLCADLGVTMVDTASALWQQWVEDLSGRDHVDPGPLTTMMVGGESVPVDRLRTWARLTGGRVAFYNHYGPTEATVCATVYRTIDGSELAGRTQLPIGTALPHVRAYVLDRHGNPSPVGVPGELHLGGDCVAMGYLGQPELTAERFLPDPFGSGTMYATGDMVRRRADGTLDFLGRTDRQLKVNGVRVEPGEVEAACLAHPGVREAVVAAPAGRLVAYLVGEPVSAAELRAFLADRLPSAMTPAAVVMLDALPLTRHGKIDYRALPEPESAAPPYESPHTPAEERVAAVWAELLGTRAGRRDNFFDLGGHSLLTPRMVARLAEETGVRVPLATFFACADLAELAGVIDGQAPAAAPDLRAEAVLPGDFTVARGPRRRGLGRILLTGATGFLGAHLLADLLTHSKATVHCLVRGPGERVRRNLAAHGLWREEFAGRIVAEPGDLTRDLPELPGELDLIVHSGGLVDFVRPYGRLKAANVGGTLAVLRLAAQTAIPLHVVSTLGVYLVPGERVVREGDPLPDPGRLHLGYDQSKWVADRLAAQAREAGLPVSIHRPARITGGSARDDFLGRFLATCVLLGSVPDGEHLDMAPVEHVAAAIGLLARSGAQGDFHYHNPRTLGSADLAAGLAARGLPVRLVPGTEWRAEVRGRLAAGESLPLAPFPAFLAEYGDEGAPRFDCTATEGLLAAAGLVCPPASSLLDTYLAELMRGGGLA
- a CDS encoding MFS transporter; its protein translation is MPRAFLTIWSSQLLSIITSSVTGFVLGVWVFQRTGSATQFVTITLCAVLPEVLFSPPAGSLADRWDRRRLMMAADLGAALTTGVLALLLAAGDLQVWHIYVITAVGAVFGTAQMAAYHAMMPSLVPKERLGRANGLMQVADAVRIASPLLAGALLVGVGLTGVVVIDLVTFLLSRAVLHLVPLPREVTRPGAGRPAEPWLRDLAFGLRHLRARKGLAWLVGLLAAYNLFFGMAGVLVQPLILSFGSAALLGALMFAGGSGLFAGGLVMSAWGGPRRRVRGLVCFVALGGVLLAAHSLSPSGALIAVVAPAFLFTIPFVQGTGITILQLKTHPAELGRVLATTRAVTQSATVLTYLAAGPLADRVFEPLLAPGGALAGSVGRLVGTGPGRGIATIFLLTGAALLVLAPLAYLQPRLRRLETELPDVEEPSDAALSRS